The sequence TGGAATTAGTATATACCAGCTTGCCACCCTGGCTGATGACGGCGTTGGCCTGAGCCGTGTTGGTCGTAATCTGAACCACATGCCCTTGGTTGAGGACGGCAATGTCAGTCGGGCCGGGCTCGTGGCCACAGGACCAGGTAGCCGCATCCGTCCACGCCCCCGATTGAAAACTTTCGCAAAAGTTGTTGCTGACATAGAAATAAGTACTGTCACTCACGTACGTACCATCAGGCGTCTTGCCCAAGACAACTACTACGCGCCGGGTAGCGCGCTTATCGATCGAGATGGTCTGGGACGTAGCGCTGGCCAACTCCCGCCCTACGTAGAGCGAATCCGCACTGTAGCTGATGATGGTTCGTATCTCACTTACGTTAGTGCCGGTAGTGGCAATGGTTAACGAGCTTCCCCCTTTCACGTAAGCGCCTCGTCGAGGCTGGGTAATAATCAGGCTGGACTGGGTCTGGCTCCCGGTTGAGGCCGACCCTGCCAAGGGTTCGCACTGGCGATAGATCAGCGTGGGCGGGCTAAAGCCGTCTTTATGAAACAAAGGGCCGGTCGAAGGGGCAATGATCAACTGTTTCAATTTAGCGATCACGCTCGTGTTTTTCGTAGAGCCGGAATGTTGCTGATCAGGATCGACGATGCTGTACGTCAGTTGTGGCAAGCCGCCAATCTGACTGGCCTTCGCCACGACCCAGTCGCTTTCATCCCCGCAGAAGATATCGCCCAGCGGCATGCCGGCCAACGCATACTCGGCTGCGGTGAGCAAGGGCTTAAGTGGTAATGGCGTATTGAACAAAGCCCCTTTGGTGGTCACGATGGCGTGTGAGGGTACTTTGTGGTTGTTGAGCCCTATCCCATTTAAATCGGAGCGGATGGCGGGACTGTCGACCCGCAGATCAGCAAAAGCCCCGCAGTTACAAAAAAGATAACCACCAGTGACGAGCAACGCTTTGACAAACAAAGCAAGGTTAGCCGACGGCTGGAACAAAAAGTTAGCCATCTGG comes from Fibrella aestuarina BUZ 2 and encodes:
- a CDS encoding esterase/lipase family protein, which produces MFRRLAFLWLLLIYGQPLIAQSFKIEHYHQLTNHTGFERQLINTTPFLFRVCADGSRASLFRVSGSPSGTPIPYLQTRLQVLDPDTLRYGRILTTSQSADYLEAEFRHPTVVDNNPVTTLQLVIGPPSATTAILSFSVLVGQAPLLMVHGLNSDNTIYTDMENQLITDLGPLAPSFLVRVDYGATSRAQFADNQQVIPHYIDATVAELKTRRVAAGKVDIIGHSMGGILSRLYLQSANYHDDIHKLITLNTPHGGSQMANFLFQPSANLALFVKALLVTGGYLFCNCGAFADLRVDSPAIRSDLNGIGLNNHKVPSHAIVTTKGALFNTPLPLKPLLTAAEYALAGMPLGDIFCGDESDWVVAKASQIGGLPQLTYSIVDPDQQHSGSTKNTSVIAKLKQLIIAPSTGPLFHKDGFSPPTLIYRQCEPLAGSASTGSQTQSSLIITQPRRGAYVKGGSSLTIATTGTNVSEIRTIISYSADSLYVGRELASATSQTISIDKRATRRVVVVLGKTPDGTYVSDSTYFYVSNNFCESFQSGAWTDAATWSCGHEPGPTDIAVLNQGHVVQITTNTAQANAVISQGGKLVYTNSSNRLRLRVEQP